Proteins encoded in a region of the Phoenix dactylifera cultivar Barhee BC4 chromosome 3, palm_55x_up_171113_PBpolish2nd_filt_p, whole genome shotgun sequence genome:
- the LOC103716526 gene encoding clathrin interactor 1, whose product MGTPFFHELKKQASYFFKEKIRTARLALTDVTPAELLTKEATNGNPWAPDARTMGFISRAAFEIDDYWRIVEILHKRLAKFDRKHWRKPYKALILLEHLLTHGPESTAEEFQSDKEVMQEMENFQFIDERGFNWGLTVRKKTERVLKLLEKGPVLTEERDRARRITRGIQGFGSFNLSWSSTNKNGIEQASNCYGRSNSHYEDYSQQEDIVPDSQKERI is encoded by the exons ATGGGAACCCCTTTCTTCCATGAGCTCAAGAAGCAGGCCTCCTACTTCTTCAAAGAAAAGATCCGGACCGCACGGTTGGCTCTCACCGATGTTACTCCTGCTGAACT GCTGACAAAAGAAGCAACAAATGGGAATCCATGGGCACCAGACGCGAGGACAATGGGTTTCATATCACGGGCGGCATTCGAGATCGATGACTACTGGAGAATTGTGGAGATCCTGCATAAGAG GTTGGCCAAATTTGATAGGAAGCACTGGAGGAAGCCTTACAAGGCCTTGATACTTTTGGAGCATCTTCTAACTCATGGACCTGAGAGCACCGCAGAGGAGTTTCAGAGCGACAAGGAAGTTATGCAAGAAATGGAAAACTTTCAGTTCATTGATGAAAGAGG GTTTAACTGGGGACTGACTGTgagaaagaaaacagagaggGTGTTGAAGCTGCTTGAGAAAGGGCCAGTTCTTACAGAAGAGCGGGACCGGGCTCGAAGAATTACTCGTGGAATACAGGGATTTGGTAGCTTCAATCTAAGTTGGTCATCCACCAATAAGAACGGCATCGAACAGGCTTCGAATTGTTATGGGAGAAGTAATTCGCACTACGAAGATTACAGCCAGCAGGAAGACATAGTCCCTGATAGCCAAAAGGAGAGAATTTAA
- the LOC103716499 gene encoding probable protein phosphatase 2C 4, whose amino-acid sequence MGNGCAKLTHCFSGDARRRHGAVAVTSEPYDEGLGHSFCYVRPDASAAAASKVHHSEETTTFHTISGASVSANTATSLSTTLADLDCPQASAAASFESSTFFSSVPLQPVPRFSSGPLSSPLGPADRGFLSGPIERGFMSGPLDHRAALFSAPLDLAPPGHLPRSLSHGLNLRPRSHRAAASLLHGLTKAIARTISSAAHIAPAKGPKDSDFFPDGGGGGGSTHPSSGSGRNSLDGGEDSDLFSAQSGSLQWAQGKAGEDRVHVVVSEEHEWVFVGIYDGFNGPDATDYLLSNLYYAVQRELKGLLWEDRYKGGHEPSDDPVTATTTAADEFSPSIVVNWTAADECWKEGKPRRRKVRGVAEKCLENQRRWKCEWNKERLELDRRLKEQSNRSSKGNGLVNHLEVLKALSQALGKTEESFLDIADKMVSENPELALMGSCVLVMLMKGEDLYLMNVGDSRAILARKAEPDLWSSTGRERQDLERISEETLNDLEAYDSGDPMDRLPNLAALQLTLDHSTCVEGEVRRIRNEHPDDSSAIANDRVKGSLKVTRAFGAGFLKQPKWNNALLEMFRIDYVGTSPYISCNPSLYHYKLSPKDRFLILSSDGLYQYFTNEEAVAHVEMFIETTPEGDPAQHLVEEVLFRAAKKAGIDFHELLEIPQGDRRRYHDDVSIIVISLEGRIWRSCM is encoded by the exons ATGGGCAACGGCTGCGCGAAGCTGACCCACTGCTTCTCCGGCGATGCCCGCCGCCGCCACGGCGCCGTCGCCGTAACGTCGGAGCCCTACGACGAGGGCCTCGGCCACTCTTTCTGCTACGTCCGACCCGACGCCTCCGCTGCCGCCGCCTCCAAGGTCCACCACTCCGAGGAAACCACCACCTTCCACACCATCTCTGGCGCCTCCGTCAGCGCCAATACCGCCACTTCTCTCTCCACTACTCTCGCTGACCTCGACTGCCCGCaggcctccgccgccgcctccttcGAGAGCTCTACCTTCTTCTCTTCTGTCCCCCTCCAGCCTGTCCCCCGCTTCTCTTCCGGACCCCTCTCGAGCCCCCTCGGCCCCGCCGACAGGGGATTCCTCTCCGGCCCCATAGAAAGAGGGTTCATGTCCGGCCCCCTCGACCACCGCGCCGCCCTCTTCTCCGCCCCCCTCGATCTTGCCCCCCCCGGCCACCTCCCCAGGAGCCTCTCCCACGGCCTCAACCTCCGCCCCCGCTCCCACCGCGCCGCCGCCTCCCTCCTCCACGGCCTTACCAAGGCCATCGCGCGCACCATCTCCTCTGCCGCCCACATCGCCCCCGCCAAGGGGCCCAAAGACTCTGACTTCTTCCctgacggcggcggcggcggcggctccaCCCATCCTAGCTCCGGCAGCGGCCGGAACAGCCTGGATGGTGGCGAGGATTCCGATTTGTTCAGCGCCCAGAGCGGCAGTCTGCAGTGGGCGCAGGGGAAAGCAGGGGAGGACAGAGTGCATGTTGTCGTCTCGGAGGAGCATGAGTGGGTCTTCGTCGGGATCTACGATGGCTTCAACGGCCCCGACGCCACTGACTACCTCCTCTCCAATCTCTACTACGCTGTTCAAAGAGAGCTCAAGGGCCTTCTTTGGGAAGACAGGTACAAAGGGGGCCATGAACCCTCCGATGATCCAGTCACCGCAACCACCACTGCCGCCGACGAATTTAGTCCATCAATTGTAGTGAATTGGACTGCAGCTGATGAATGCTGGAAAGAAGGGAAACCGAGGAGAAGGAAAGTTCGAGGGGTGGCGGAGAAGTGTTTGGAGAACCAGAGGAGGTGGAAGTGCGAGTGGAACAAGGAAAGATTAGAGCTTGATAGGAGATTAAAGGAGCAATCGAACCGATCAAGCAAAGGGAATGGCTTAGTGAACCACCTGGAAGTGCTAAAGGCTTTGTCTCAGGCTCTGGGGAAAACAGAGGAGTCCTTTCTGGACATCGCTGATAAAATGGTCTCTGAGAATCCTGAGCTGGCGCTCATGGGATCGTGTGTTTTGGTGATGTTGATGAAGGGGGAGGATTTGTATCTGATGAACGTCGGCGACAGTAGAGCGATTTTGGCGCGGAAGGCAGAGCCAGATTTATGGAGTTCGACCGGGCGGGAAAGGCAGGATTTGGAACGGATCAGTGAGGAGACATTGAATGATCTTGAAGCCTATGACAGTGGGGATCCCATGGATAGATTGCCAAATTTGGCAGCCCTGCAGCTCACCTTGGATCACAGCACTTGTGTCGAAGGG GAAGTTCGTAGAATTAGGAATGAACATCCTGATGACTCTTCGGCCATTGCGAATGATCGTGTGAAGGGTTCGTTGAAGGTCACAAGAGCATTTGGGGCTGGCTTTTTGAAACAG CCCAAATGGAACAATGCACTTCTAGAGATGTTCAGAATTGATTATGTTGGAACCTCtccatacatctcatgcaatccTTCTCTTTACCACTATAAACTCAGTCCAAAGGATAGATTTTTGATTTTATCATCTGATGGGCTTTACCAATATTTCACCAATGAAGAAGCGGTTGCGCATGTTGAAATGTTCATTGAAACCACTCCCGAAGGGGATCCGGCTCAACACCTTGTCGAAGAAGTACTTTTTCGTGCAGCAAAGAAAGCTG GCATCGACTTCCATGAGTTGCTTGAAATTCCCCAAGGTGACCGTCGACGGTATCATGATGACGTTTCTATCATTGTCATCTCTTTGGAAGGAAGAATATGGAGATCCTGCATgtaa